The DNA region ggaaataaaataactaaactgaCCCTGAAATCGAAAATATTGTCGTCAAGTCGAGAGAAGATGTAACAAAGATTGTGAAAGACAAAGATGAATATAGAAAAAACCCTACAGAAAAGATGTGATgccatattttttatattaattagtaaaaaaacagTAACATAATATTAGCAAAGAGTTCAACTAACCTTCAAACTGAAAAAACTCTCAAAATTCAAGAGAGAATCATGTATGTAGAAAAAAGAAGatgtaactaaaattataataaatcctACTGAGAAAGAAATGGTAATGAGGAAGatgagaggaagatgaagagataaaaattaaaagataaattggAGATAGCGTGTAGAGGGAAGGAAGATAAAgacaataaaaaaagaaaagtaatgatggaattaaataatgatttcaataattaatatatttttattaaataaatataattatattttatcggTTTGGTTCGGTTCGGGGATCGGTTCGGTGCATGTAAATACCATTCCCGCTCCGAATCCGGTCAACATATTTTGGGTTTTCCCCGATCCCCAGTCAAAGCGGGGAAAAACCATACCAATCGGTTCGGTTTGACTCGATTTcagcggggcggtttcaaattgccatccctaATGCTGGAAGCTCTTTCTCTATCGAGGAGGTCGAGGCGATAATAATGAATTATGGTAGTGATAAGTCCCCAAGGAGCGACAGTTTTACTTTGAGGTTTTTAAAAGGGCTTGGGAGTTCCTTAAGGCTGATATCATTGCGGCTATGAATCATTTAGATcaatttttatcttttgaaaaaagTTGGATTCTATGTTGATTGTCCTAATTCGTAAGATAGTCTCAAAATGTTTGGCAAACAAAATGCGTGGAGTTTTGAATACGGTTATCTCTGGAAATCAAATGACTTTCATCAAAGACCGTCAAATTTTCGATGCGGTACTAATCGCCAATGAGTGTATTAATTCTGCTAACTCTAGAGGCGATAGATGTAATTTTGTCAAACTCGATATCGAGAAAGCATATGATCATGTTAACTAGGAGTTCCTTTTTGATATTATGGGTAGAATGAGTATGAGAGATAAATGGATCATATGTATTAGATTTTGCATATCAACAACGAAATTCTCTGTTAACGTGAATGAGAGCTCTCATGGTTTCTTTGAGAGTTCAATGAGTTTAAGACAAGGGGACTCTCTTTCCCCTTTCTTATTTGTCGTTTGCTGAAAATGCAGGTTTGGTTTGTGGTGTGGAGTGCGAGATGATCTTCATTCTCTATGTCTCGTTTATTATTTTCAGATGACACTCTTTGTATGATTTAGGCTAGTGAGAAAAATTTCAAACACATTCATAATATTCTTTGGTTATTTGGAGCTTGTTTAGGACTTCATGTTAATTTGGGTAAGTCTGATATCTACTTCTCTAATTCAATTTCGTATAAGAGAAAGATTAGATTAACATGTATTTTGGAatttaaaattgagattttcTGTCTACGTATATCGGACTCCCTCTAAGGGCTAAAGCTAGCTCCAAACCTTCTTGGGACCTGATCATCAGTAAAATGGAGAGGAAGTTTCCCATTTGGAAAAGTAAGATAATTTCTAAGGGAGGTCGTTTAATTCTTATTAAGAGTCTTCTCTTTTCAATGCCAACTTATATGATGTCTCTATTTGTCCACCCAAAGTGTGTGTCcgtgaagatgaagaaaattaTGTGTAAATTCTTATGGGGATCGTCTAATTCCTCATTTTCTTATTTAGTGAGTTgggataaaattaaattaataaaagatcaGGAGACTGGGAATCCGcgatcttatttcttttaataaagctTTATTATTCAAATGGTGTATTAGATTTGCATCTGAGCAAGAAAGTATTTGGGTCAAAttgattaaatgtaaatatggtCAGGATAAGTCTGGTTGTTCACCAAAAATTTTTATAGACCCGTGGGATGCAACATTTGGGTGGTATTTATGCCCTTTGGAAGATTTATAGAGagtattcaatttttattgtggATGATAGAAGTTCAATTAATTTTTGGGACAACATTTGGTGTAGTGGTAAATATTTGATGAAAGTTTTCCCCGAGCTTGCTTCTATTTCTATTTGTAGAGATGCATCGATCAAAGATATATGTTTAACATTCGGTCTAGTGGTTTTACTAACCGTACCAGGTATAGAAGAAGATTGAATAATGAAGAAAACATGTCCAATGATAGAATTTTGTTCATGGTTAGAAATAAGAGAATAAACCCATCTTCTCGAGATTCTATGCGGTGACGTGATCTGAATAACTTTCATGTGAGACATAGTTACActttgttcaataaagttagCCCAATTGATCTTTATTGGGAAAATTTATGGGAGTCTAAGATGACTATCAAGATCTCCTTTTTTGGTTGGAGGGTTATTCACGACAGAATTCTCACTAACGatagatgtatgaaaaaatgtatgattgtGAGTCGTTGTCTTATGTGTTACAAAGAGGTTGAGACAATTTCCcatctacttttacattgtcacgttGTTGTAAGTATATGAAGTCTTTTGTGGAATTTGACTGAAATACAATGGGTTATGCCGGAAACAGTTAGTGGCTATTGGGAGACATATATGTGGGTCGATACAGTttaccttaatgttttatccataccttataccttacctaaaatttcggtattCAAAAAAATGCATATATTTACCTTatcttgatttcgatataccttaatttcggtatacaaaaaatttatatatttatcttaccttgatttcggtataccttaatttcggtatggTATCAGTATTATATCTTTAATACCtaataaacatattaacttaaaaaaatcaatctcatcaATAAGGTAGAGagacatatataaaataatatttcagtataataatattttgatattattcaaaaattatatttctataattaaatttatatcaaatttatttaattatttccttttatatatatatatatatatatatatatatatatatattaacttataaatactatttcggtatttcgatatatctcgatatatcaaaattttaaaaatctcatactttTACCGTACTAATAATTTCGATATTGGTATCATATCTTATCTTTTTtagtataccttaaaaatcaatattttcgatatattccgatacggtattttcgatatacctttaatatcggtatatgagaattttattattttcatttgttGTTCTCACAAAAACTCATCTATAGCCAACTGGTTTTACATTTTCCGGTGTTTGGACTATCTGACtgaatacttttattttatttagtgaatataatttagattaaattgtttcttttcattttggccaattaatttttttccgacattcattaattgattttgattCAGGATCCTCATCATTTTATATTACATTGAGTGCAACATTAacttatatgattttttaagtttatttatttataataataaaaaaacaatatataatattaaaaattcatttatgtagtcataacaaatattttttttaatatgatataaCCTTACTCCGCGGGAATTCTCAAAAACCGACAGAGCTAAACCGCTTCATTGTCATTCCTATTCATGACTCCCCAATTGCATTTAACCATTGATCGGATCATTCAAGATGTTAACTCTTTTTATCTATTAGTATTTCAAACTCGAGTTTATCCCCAGTAAGACCAACAAATTCACAGATTGTGTGACATATTATTGTCGAAAATATTTGTTATCATTGTCCTTTTCTATTTTTAGAAACATTAGATaagttgttttttaataatatttttataaaaaaaaataattgtctaaaaaattaaatatctaagAAGCATAAGTTAAAATATAGAGTCACGAAAATCCggatagaaaatataaatgatgTCACATACTATTCTGTGACGCATTCAAAACGAAATTGAATTTGAGctaaaaataagaaacaaaattaaTGTTCTCAAATAGCATTAGTGGGGTACATATATTATCTATGTAAGATTGATCTATAACTCTTTTATtgatcatatattatataacattgACCACTGAAATCAAaatttcctatatatataaatgtacaCATTCATAAGTTTAAATCATATCCATATATTCGCCACCGCCCACGCCATGTCTTGGTTCAATATTTTCTGTCTATTCCTCCTTATCCAAACCTTATTCTACACAAAATCCCACGCCGTCGTTCCCGCCGATAAAACATTCAAGTTCGTGAACCAAGGAGATTTCGGCGAATTCATCGTAGAATACGATGGAACCTACAGAACGCTCAGCGTTTTCAATTCTCCCTTCCAACTCTGTTTCTACAATACCACCCCAAACGCCTACACCCTCTCTTTAAGAATGGCCAACACCCGTTCAGAATCCCTTTTCCGATGGGTTTGGGAAGCCAATCGCGGCAAACCCGTCAAGGAAAACGCCACCCTCACCTTCGGTCAGGACGGGAACCTCGTCCTCGCCGATTCCGACGGTCGCGTGACGTGGCAGACAGCCACAGCCAATAAGGGAGTCGTCGATTTCAAAGTGTTGCCTAACGGGAACATGGTTTTGCTCAATTCCAATGGCAGCTTTGTTTGGCAGAGCTTCGATTCACCAACCGACACTCTTTTGATCGGTCAGTCTCTTCGGGTAGGTGCTGCGGTCAAGCTTGTAAGTCGAGCTTCCGAATTGGATAACTCGGACGGGCCTTATAGTTTGGAATTGGAACCCAATAAAGGGTTATCATGGTTCTATCAACCCAAAAATTCTCCAAAGCCCCTGCTTTATTTTTCGACTTTATATAATGAATTCGGGCTTGTTGTCCCCGGTGAATCTATACAGTTTCACATTTGGACTGAAACAGACGCTTCAGATGTCCTGGTTAGAAGTTACCTAAGTTTTGATCGATTTAATGCAATAACAAATTATAACGGGACGCTTTCTTTATTGCGTTTGGGAATAGACGGAAGACTGAGAATATTCACTTACAATGATAAAGTTGACAGTTCAGCTTGGGAGGAGGTTTTCACTCAGTTTATTAGCCGTAGATGGTACACAGAAATTGGTCAAGAATGCCAATTGCCGGAGAAGTGCGGGAAGTTTGGGTTGTGCAGCAAGAACCAATGCGTGGCTTGTCCGACCGAGAAGGGTTTGTTGGGGTGGAGCGAAGAGTGTGAGTTGAAGAAGGTGAGTTCATGCAAGCCGACTGATTTCCATTACTATAAGCTTGAGGGGGTGGAGCATTTCGTCAGCCAATTCACCAGGGGAAGTTCGGTGAATGAGATGGATTGTGGGAAGAAGTGTACAAGTGATTGTAAGTGTTTGGGGTATTTCTATTACAGAGAGAGCTCTAGATGTTGGAATGTGTTTGATATTAAGACACTTAGGAAGGCAAATAATTCCAGTCATGTTGGTTATATCAAGGTTTCCAACAAGTAGGCTGGAGTTTTAGCGATaatcatgttaattatttagcTGCAAAATAAGGATGAAGGATGAAGGAGGTTGTGCTCTTTTTTTCCACTTGTTATCTTATTGTCTTTCCTGTTtgtaacaataatatttgtgtAAGATTGAGATTTCAATTTAATTGGTTGGCAATGTAATATCAATGACAaccctttttttctttctttttatcttttaatttttttttaagttattatttgtttagttatgctcaaataaattttatttttataaaaataaaataaaatatttaattatatatatatataatattttgtgaatggtttagaatattaaaagagtaatttgaaaaaaatgaaactaaaaattTACCACCTatctacaatatatatattgttcaccgataaaaatataaaaaatttaataatatgtattgaatgtttaatttttttaataaatcacgaataatatattaaaataaaacactctcattatacattttattcatttcgactaaacaacttattttttcacatattttatcacatattttttttcgaaTGAATCTCACGTCTCGTtacttacactttcactttgttcaatcaaatatttgattaatatttttttaacatttagcattgtgacctcacactttggtcaatcaaatatttgattcatattttgtaaccactttcaattgataccgacTATTATtcatcggcaaaccacatcccaatcacacttagttaaaaagttgtttttgtttttgttatattgcaagttcgaaacattcatataacatttttattttatttttaaccgttttaagtttatgggcgggtcaactcacaatccgacccaagtatccatttactttcacttatatattcaaattaaccacaactctcgacccggtatTCCGgatactttgaaattaagcataattatatattagttagttaaaaagttgaacttatattgttaaaatgttctgcgttaatcaaatttaatatttaatttaaaatataaagttttattaacctagttggttaaagaattgttaggttacaagttcgaaacatacatataatattttttattatatatatatattagttagttaaaaagtttagcttatattgttaaaatatcctgcattcatcaaatttgatgttaaatttaaaatataaagtcttattagtctagcTGGTTAAAATGTTGCACTTGTTTTTGTGAGgttgcaaattcaaaacatacctatcagttttaattttatttttaaccg from Impatiens glandulifera chromosome 5, dImpGla2.1, whole genome shotgun sequence includes:
- the LOC124939473 gene encoding epidermis-specific secreted glycoprotein EP1-like; its protein translation is MYTFISLNHIHIFATAHAMSWFNIFCLFLLIQTLFYTKSHAVVPADKTFKFVNQGDFGEFIVEYDGTYRTLSVFNSPFQLCFYNTTPNAYTLSLRMANTRSESLFRWVWEANRGKPVKENATLTFGQDGNLVLADSDGRVTWQTATANKGVVDFKVLPNGNMVLLNSNGSFVWQSFDSPTDTLLIGQSLRVGAAVKLVSRASELDNSDGPYSLELEPNKGLSWFYQPKNSPKPLLYFSTLYNEFGLVVPGESIQFHIWTETDASDVLVRSYLSFDRFNAITNYNGTLSLLRLGIDGRLRIFTYNDKVDSSAWEEVFTQFISRRWYTEIGQECQLPEKCGKFGLCSKNQCVACPTEKGLLGWSEECELKKVSSCKPTDFHYYKLEGVEHFVSQFTRGSSVNEMDCGKKCTSDCKCLGYFYYRESSRCWNVFDIKTLRKANNSSHVGYIKVSNK